ttttttttttttttttctttttcataagctttttgaaaaaatattatatgaataaaatttattaatagaatatatataaatttttgaataatatcctttttttttttggaggtacaagtataaataataaaataaataaagaaaaaattttatatccTAGAAATGTTATTTCTCAATTctgaaaataaaaaatagcttttataaaattttcaagaaaaaaaaaaaaaaattcgtataagtttattttttttatataatgtttaAGTGAtttaatcatatattatataatttaattaatgtatatattactattttCTCGTTTAACcatttaattaaaattttagACAAAAAACtgcatataataataaaaaattatatattaatatatagtAGTGCTATAAAGATATActgaatatatatatatatatatatatatatattaaaaaacatatatattccattaaatatatgcattatcatataatttttattttatttctttcaAACCTTGAattttattgtttatattattaatatttaataaaagaaaaatttttcatttataaaaaaaacaaaagtTTTGATTccaaaataaaaattataaatgtaGCTAATATGGATGGTATTttaaaggaaaataaatatcataatcattactctattttattttttacataataataatttagatattttttaatttcttatatttttttttttttttttttttgtcatATATTCGTAGACaatgaagaatatattaagaatAAGAATGTTGTAGAAATATTTGAGGTGTCctaaaaagaaatatatatgtatatatatatatatatatatataatatacatttacacaattataattttacGTATCTAGGTTTTGTTAGGTTTCATCTACTTTAACAGACcaagaaatattatagaaTTCATAATTGATGAATTGaaaatattagaaaaaaaagtagaaaaaaaaaatatacatatatatatatatatatatatatatatatatatattataataaatatatattaaaaaggttaagataattattaatttacATTATACATTCCATTTTTAGAggaatattaaaaaagtaTTTAATGAAGATGATATACAATCAGTGTatgattttattaatttagaaaataaacAATCTATTAATAGAGAAGAATGTATTTTAGGTTctactatatatatatatattattcctatttcatataaatttcatgataaaaaaaaaaagaaaaaattatatatatatatatatatacatatcttatttatttataaggATTGAGTCAATTtgtattaaataataaacaaagagaatatttagaaaagataaatattGGAATTAACactaatataaaagaattcACTTCTCATGCGTTAGacataaatacataaaatatataatattactttgtaattttaaattatatttatatactcatgccatatatattttatatgtcTAAACGCCCTTTctcctttttttcttagggaaaatattataaatatttaaa
This is a stretch of genomic DNA from Plasmodium reichenowi strain SY57 chromosome 14, whole genome shotgun sequence. It encodes these proteins:
- a CDS encoding hypothetical protein (conserved Plasmodium protein, unknown function), with the translated sequence MDDNEEYIKNKNVVEIFEVLLGFIYFNRPRNIIEFIIDELKILEKKRNIKKVFNEDDIQSVYDFINLENKQSINREECILGLSQFVLNNKQREYLEKINIGINTNIKEFTSHAENIINI